From a region of the Campylobacter sp. genome:
- a CDS encoding nitrate reductase cytochrome c-type subunit → MKKMVLGLALTCCAALFAADKTASIDADSLGFIKSVDESVQNKNSLPDFKYSEDAPGAASKIERSFENAPPLIPHSLEGLVPITKDNNMCVTCHMPDVAKDIGSTPIPKSHLVDFRTGADLNGTLAEQRFNCTQCHVPQAQTDPLVKNNFKADFSRFSDANSTSNLIDTLNQGAEVE, encoded by the coding sequence ATGAAAAAAATGGTTTTAGGCTTGGCTCTTACGTGCTGTGCGGCACTATTTGCCGCGGATAAGACGGCTTCTATAGATGCCGACAGCTTGGGCTTTATAAAAAGCGTAGACGAATCGGTGCAAAATAAAAATTCCCTGCCCGATTTCAAATATAGCGAGGATGCTCCGGGTGCCGCTTCGAAGATCGAGCGCAGCTTTGAAAACGCTCCACCGCTTATACCGCACAGCTTAGAAGGGCTTGTACCGATCACAAAGGATAACAATATGTGCGTAACCTGCCATATGCCCGATGTCGCTAAGGATATAGGCTCTACGCCGATTCCAAAAAGCCACTTGGTGGACTTTCGCACAGGCGCGGATCTAAACGGCACGCTAGCCGAGCAGCGCTTCAACTGCACGCAATGCCACGTGCCGCAAGCCCAGACCGATCCGCTAGTTAAAAATAATTTCAAAGCCGATTTTAGCAGGTTTAGCGACGCAAATTCCACTTCTAATCTCATAGATACGCTAAATCAAGGCGCCGAGGTTGAGTAG